The DNA segment GAAGGCGGCCGACCCGGCAGTTTTAGAGGCGGAATTGAAGAAAACTCCGGTCAAGGCGGTCCTTTTTCAGCAGAACGAAACCTCGACCGGTGTGGTCAATGATGTGGAAAAGCTGGCCAGGACAGTCCGCAAGGTCCAGCCGGAAGCGCTGATCATTGTTGACGCGGTTTCCGGTATGCTGGCGGCGCCGCTCAAAACTGACGAATGGGACCTGGACGTTGTCGTTTCCGGTTCGCAAAAGGCTTTTATGGTCCCGCCGGGTATTGCCGCGGTTTCGATCTCGGAACGGGCCTGGAAAGCTTACGCTGTTTCCAAGTGTCCCAAACATTACTGGGACTTTGCTTTCATGAAAGAAGAAGCTCCCAAAGGGCACACTTACACCACTCCGCCGGAATCGCTGATCTTTGGGATGAGGGAGTCGCTTAAAATGCTGCAGGAAGAGGGGATGGAAAATATTTTGGCCAGGCATAAATTTAACCGCGATCTCTTGCGGACTGCCGCCAAAGCGTTGGGTTTGAAACTTTTGGCCGACGATGCCTGCGCCTCCCCGGCAGTGACCGCTATTTGTCCGCCGGATGGGATCGATGGCGAAGAGGTTCGTAAACTGATGCGCGAGGATTTTGGCG comes from the Candidatus Margulisiibacteriota bacterium genome and includes:
- a CDS encoding alanine--glyoxylate aminotransferase family protein, with amino-acid sequence MSKKPLKYYLMIPGPTPIPTRVLAAMNHEMIGHRGPLFSKVMKEVMDGLRWAYQTKNQIFIYPSSGTGGMEVAVVNTLSPGDKVIICNIGAFGARFVKICKAYGVDVIDLKFERGKAADPAVLEAELKKTPVKAVLFQQNETSTGVVNDVEKLARTVRKVQPEALIIVDAVSGMLAAPLKTDEWDLDVVVSGSQKAFMVPPGIAAVSISERAWKAYAVSKCPKHYWDFAFMKEEAPKGHTYTTPPESLIFGMRESLKMLQEEGMENILARHKFNRDLLRTAAKALGLKLLADDACASPAVTAICPPDGIDGEEVRKLMREDFGVEVAPGQGELKGKIFRIGHLGYVDSLDLIGAFAALEVLFKKMGAKINFGAGVKAAMELL